A single Triticum dicoccoides isolate Atlit2015 ecotype Zavitan chromosome 2A, WEW_v2.0, whole genome shotgun sequence DNA region contains:
- the LOC119357132 gene encoding probable polyol transporter 4 yields MELRGAGTAANGGGMAGFLGRKSRYVRMDDVLPPDPEVEKEDGVGGGVRVRGGARRHVFLCSVFASLNHVLLGYDVGVMSGCIIFIQKDLHIDEVQQEVLVGCLSFISLLGSLAAGRTSDAIGRKRTIGLAAAIFQAGAAVMALAPSFAALMAGRLLAGIGIGFGLMVAPVYISEISPAALRGSLASLPEIFISFGILLGYVSNLAFAGLPDHVNWRVMLAAGILPSISVAYVLTVIPESPRWLVMQGRTGEARAVLLTVTETEGEAQESLAEIEESARVTSAGKAVWREIMRPSPVVRRMMLAGLGVQFFQQATGIDALVYHSPTIFRDAGIATEGHLLAATVAVGLSKTIFIVIAILLVDRVGRKPLLLISTVGITACLAVLAATLSLLSRGALPGGAAIAMAILTVCGFVAFFSVGIGPINMVLSSEIYPLRLRAQAVGLGLAVNRLTSGAVAMSFLSICRAVSVAGAFTAFAAVSALSVAFVHWFVPETSGKTLEEIELLFGDAGGSGGEVEVELGDGEHLVHER; encoded by the exons ATGGAGCTTCGTGGCGCCGGCACGGCGGCCAACGGCGGCGGCATGGCCGGGTTCTTGGGGAGGAAGAGCAGGTACGTGCGCATGGACGACGTGCTCCCGCCGGAcccggaggtggagaaggaggacggCGTCGGCGGCGGGGTCCGTGttcgcggcggcgcgaggagacaCGTGTTCCTCTGCTCCGTCTTCGCCTCCCTCAACCACGTCCTCCTCGGCTACG ATGTCGGCGTGATGAGCGGCTGCATCATCTTCATCCAGAAGGACCTCCACATCGACGAGGTGCAGCAGGAGGTGCTCGTCGGCTGCCTCAGCTTCATCTCGCTCCTCGGCAGCCTCGCCGCCGGCAGGACGTCCGACGCCATAGGCCGGAAGCGGACCATCGGGCTCGCGGCCGCCATCTTCCAGGCCGGCGCGGCCGTGATGGCTCTCGCGCCGTCCTTCGCCGCGCTCATGGCCGGGAGGCTGCTGGCCGGCATCGGCATCGGGTTCGGCCTCATGGTCGCGCCGGTGTACATCTCGGAGATCTCCCCGGCGGCTCTGCGGGGCTCGCTCGCCTCCCTCCCGGAGATATTCATAAGCTTCGGCATCCTCCTCGGCTACGTCTCGAACCTCGCCTTCGCGGGCCTCCCCGACCACGTCAACTGGCGCGTCATGCTCGCCGCCGGCATCCTCCCGTCCATCTCCGTCGCCTACGTGCTCACGGTGATCCCGGAGTCCCCGCGGTGGCTCGTCATGCAGGGCCGCACCGGCGAGGCGCGTGCCGTGCTCCTCACGGTCACGGAGACCGAGGGCGAGGCGCAGGAGAGTCTCGCCGAGATCGAGGAGTCGGCGCGCGTGACGAGCGCCGGCAAAGCGGTTTGGAGAGAAATTATGAGGCCGTCGCCGGTCGTCCGCCGGATGATGCTCGCCGGGCTGGGCGTCCAGTTCTTCCAGCAGGCCACAGGCATCGACGCACTGGTGTATCACAGCCCGACCATATTCCGGGACGCCGGCATCGCCACGGAGGGCCACCTCCTGGCCGCCACCGTCGCGGTGGGGCTCTCCAAGACGATCTTCATCGTGATCGCCATACTTCTGGTAGACCGCGTCGGCAGGAAGCCCCTACTCCTCATCAGCACGGTCGGCATCACCGCCTGCCTTGCCGTGCTCGCCGCGACGCTCTCCCTGCTGTCGCGCGGCGCGCTGCCAGGCGGCGCGGCGATCGCGATGGCCATCTTGACGGTGTGCggtttcgtggccttcttctcggtGGGCATCGGGCCCATCAACATGGTGCTGAGCTCGGAGATCTACCCGCTGAGGCTGCGCGCGCAGGCGGTGGGCCTCGGCCTGGCGGTGAACCGGCTGACCAGCGGCGCCGTGGCCATGTCCTTCCTGTCCATCTGCCGCGCCGTGTCCGTGGCCGGCGCGTTCACGGCGTTCGCGGCCGTCTCGGCGCTGTCCGTGGCGTTCGTGCACTGGTTCGTGCCCGAGACGAGCGGAAAGACGCTCGAGGAGATCGAGTTGCTGTTCGGCGATGCCGGTGGCAGCGGCGGCGAGGTGGAGGTGGAGCTCGGCGACGGGGAACATCTGGTGCACGAGCGATGA